From the genome of Gorilla gorilla gorilla isolate KB3781 chromosome 4, NHGRI_mGorGor1-v2.1_pri, whole genome shotgun sequence, one region includes:
- the RASD1 gene encoding dexamethasone-induced Ras-related protein 1 isoform X2, protein MKLAAMIKKMCPTDSELSIPAKNCYRMVILGSSKVGKTAIVSRFLTGRFEDAYTPTIEDFHRKFYSIRGEVYQLDILDTSGNHPFPAMRRLSILTDPRHQVLPQEQNQGERGRAPGHLRQQG, encoded by the exons ATGAAACTGGCCGCGATGATCAAGAAGATGTGCCCGACCGACTCGGAGCTGAGTATCCCGGCCAAGAACTGCTATCGCATGGTCATCCTCGGCTCGTCCAAGGTGGGCAAGACGGCCATCGTGTCGCGCTTCCTCACCGGCCGCTTCGAGGACGCCTACACGCCTACCATCGAGGACTTCCACCGCAAGTTCTACTCCATCCGCGGCGAGGTCTACCAGCTCGACATCCTCGACACGTCCGGCAACCACCCGTTCCCCGCCATGCGGCGCCTCTCCATCCTCACAG ATCCTCGACACCAAGTCTTGCCTCAAGAACAAAACCAAGGAGAACGTGGACGTGCCCCTGGTCATCTGCGGCAACAAGGGTGA
- the RASD1 gene encoding dexamethasone-induced Ras-related protein 1 isoform X1 → MKLAAMIKKMCPTDSELSIPAKNCYRMVILGSSKVGKTAIVSRFLTGRFEDAYTPTIEDFHRKFYSIRGEVYQLDILDTSGNHPFPAMRRLSILTGDVFILVFSLDNRDSFEEVQRLRQQILDTKSCLKNKTKENVDVPLVICGNKGDRDFYREVDQREIEQLVGDDPQRCAYFEISAKKNSSLDQMFRALFAMAKLPSEMSPDLHRKVSVQYCDVLHKKALRNKKLLRAGSGGGGGGDPGDAFGIVAPFARRPSVHSDLMYIREKASAGSQAKDKERCVIS, encoded by the exons ATGAAACTGGCCGCGATGATCAAGAAGATGTGCCCGACCGACTCGGAGCTGAGTATCCCGGCCAAGAACTGCTATCGCATGGTCATCCTCGGCTCGTCCAAGGTGGGCAAGACGGCCATCGTGTCGCGCTTCCTCACCGGCCGCTTCGAGGACGCCTACACGCCTACCATCGAGGACTTCCACCGCAAGTTCTACTCCATCCGCGGCGAGGTCTACCAGCTCGACATCCTCGACACGTCCGGCAACCACCCGTTCCCCGCCATGCGGCGCCTCTCCATCCTCACAG GAGACGTTTTCATCCTGGTGTTCAGTCTGGACAACCGCGACTCCTTCGAGGAGGTGCAGCGGCTCAGGCAGCAGATCCTCGACACCAAGTCTTGCCTCAAGAACAAAACCAAGGAGAACGTGGACGTGCCCCTGGTCATCTGCGGCAACAAGGGTGACCGGGACTTCTACCGCGAGGTGGACCAGCGCGAGATCGAGCAGCTGGTGGGCGACGACCCCCAGCGCTGCGCCTACTTCGAGATCTCGGCCAAGAAGAACAGCAGCCTGGACCAGATGTTCCGCGCGCTCTTCGCCATGGCCAAGCTGCCCAGCGAGATGAGCCCAGACCTGCACCGCAAGGTCTCGGTGCAGTACTGCGACGTGCTGCACAAGAAGGCGCTGCGGAACAAGAAGCTGCTGCGGgccggcagcggcggcggcggcggcggcgacccGGGCGACGCCTTTGGCATCGTGGCACCCTTCGCGCGCCGGCCCAGCGTACACAGCGACCTCATGTACATCCGCGAGAAGGCCAGCGCCGGCAGCCAGGCCAAGGACAAGGAGCGCTGCGTCATCAGCTAG